In the genome of Neofelis nebulosa isolate mNeoNeb1 chromosome 8, mNeoNeb1.pri, whole genome shotgun sequence, one region contains:
- the LOC131483915 gene encoding ubiquitin-ribosomal protein eL40 fusion protein-like: protein MQIFVKTPTGKTIILKVEPRDTTENVEAKLQGKEGISPDQQHLIFVGKWPEDGCTLRRQYLEKVHLVLRLWCSVIQPSLRRVTQKHNCNRMIWPKHYGRLHPVLSTARRSAATPPIPVLQEDQIRSLYSLFHCLQEAQGPWASAKFPFH, encoded by the coding sequence ATGCAGATCTTTGTGAAGACCCCGACAGGCAAGACCATCATCCTCAAGGTCGAGCCCAGAGATACTACTGAGAATGTCGAAGCCAAACTCCAAGGCAAGGAAGGCATCTCCCCTGATCAGCAGCATCTGATTTTTGTGGGCAAATGGCCGGAGGATGGCTGCACGCTCAGGCGACAATACCTAGAAAAAGTCCACTTGGTACTTCGCCTGTGGTGTAGCGTCATCCAACCTTCCCTCCGCCGGGTGACCCAGAAACACAACTGCAACAGGATGATCTGGCCCAAGCATTATGGTCGCCTGCACCCTGTGCTGTCAACTGCCAGAAGAAGTGCGGCCACGCCACCCATACCTGTGCTCCAAGAAGATCAAATAAGGTCCCTCTACTCACTCTTCCATTGCCTGCAGGAGGCCCAAGGCCCTTGGGCTTCAGCAAAGTTCCcctttcattga